One Synechococcus sp. PROS-9-1 DNA window includes the following coding sequences:
- the hemL gene encoding glutamate-1-semialdehyde 2,1-aminomutase — translation MTASTLNTSHSEAIFNAAKALMPGGVSSPVRAFKSVGGQPIVFDRVKGPYAWDVDGNKYVDYIGSWGPAICGHAHPEVISALQEAIEKGTSFGAPCALENTLAEMVIEAVPSVEMVRFVNSGTEACMSMLRLIRAFTGRDKIIKFEGCYHGHADMFLVKAGSGVATLGLPDSPGVPRSTTANTLTAPYNDLESVKQLFAENPDAIAGVILEPIVGNAGFIQPEPGFLEGLRELTKENGALLVFDEVMTGFRISYGGAQAHFGVTPDLTTMGKVIGGGLPVGAYGGRREIMEMVSPAGPMYQAGTLSGNPLAMTAGIKTLELLKQPGSYEKLTATTERLIQGILEAGREAGLPITGGSVGAMFGFFLCEGPVRNFEEAKTTDAVRFGQLHRAMLERGVYLAPSAFEAGFTSLAHSDEDIDATIKAFRESFASIA, via the coding sequence GTGACTGCTTCCACTCTGAACACCAGCCACTCCGAGGCCATCTTCAATGCGGCCAAGGCTCTGATGCCCGGCGGCGTGAGCTCTCCAGTGCGCGCTTTCAAGTCGGTCGGCGGACAACCCATCGTGTTCGATCGGGTCAAAGGGCCTTATGCCTGGGATGTTGATGGCAATAAATATGTTGATTACATCGGCAGTTGGGGACCAGCCATCTGCGGTCATGCCCATCCTGAGGTCATTAGCGCTCTCCAAGAAGCCATTGAGAAAGGCACAAGCTTTGGTGCTCCCTGCGCTTTAGAAAACACCCTGGCTGAGATGGTGATTGAAGCCGTCCCCAGCGTGGAGATGGTCCGCTTTGTGAATAGCGGCACGGAAGCCTGCATGTCGATGCTGCGCTTGATTCGAGCGTTCACGGGGCGCGACAAGATCATCAAGTTCGAAGGCTGCTACCACGGCCACGCGGACATGTTCCTCGTCAAAGCTGGCTCAGGGGTGGCAACACTCGGCCTACCCGATTCACCCGGAGTGCCACGGAGCACGACCGCGAACACGCTGACCGCTCCTTACAACGATCTGGAATCGGTCAAGCAGCTTTTTGCTGAAAACCCCGACGCGATCGCCGGGGTCATTCTCGAACCGATTGTTGGCAATGCAGGGTTCATCCAACCAGAACCAGGATTTTTGGAGGGTTTGCGAGAACTCACCAAAGAGAACGGAGCACTTCTGGTCTTTGATGAAGTGATGACTGGATTCCGTATCAGCTATGGCGGAGCCCAAGCACACTTTGGAGTGACTCCAGATCTCACCACGATGGGCAAGGTGATTGGAGGAGGTTTACCCGTTGGTGCCTATGGCGGTCGCAGGGAGATTATGGAAATGGTTTCCCCAGCTGGCCCTATGTATCAAGCAGGAACCTTGAGTGGCAATCCTTTGGCGATGACAGCTGGGATCAAAACACTCGAATTGCTCAAGCAGCCAGGCAGTTACGAAAAGCTCACCGCCACAACCGAACGCTTAATTCAAGGAATCCTGGAAGCGGGCCGCGAGGCTGGTCTTCCGATCACCGGCGGAAGCGTTGGTGCCATGTTTGGCTTCTTCCTCTGTGAAGGTCCAGTCCGAAATTTCGAAGAAGCGAAAACAACCGATGCAGTGCGGTTTGGACAACTGCACAGAGCGATGCTTGAACGCGGTGTTTACCTTGCACCATCAGCATTTGAAGCAGGCTTCACATCACTCGCCCATTCCGATGAGGACATCGACGCAACCATCAAGGCCTTCCGAGAAAGCTTCGCTTCTATCGCCTGA